One window of the Populus nigra chromosome 4, ddPopNigr1.1, whole genome shotgun sequence genome contains the following:
- the LOC133692665 gene encoding AT-hook motif nuclear-localized protein 1-like, producing the protein MEGREGLSAGVTVIGAEAPSNYHVAPRTENPGQFVVSPPAVEVPPVGAGLTGGTTEKKKRGRPRKYGPDGAVARALSPMPISASAPSPGGDYSAGKPGKVWPGSYEKKKYKKLGMENLGEWAANSVGTNFTPHVITVNAGEDVTMKVISFSQQGPRAICILSANGVISNVTLRQPDSSGGTLTYEGRFEILSLSGSFMPTESQGTRSRSGGMSVSLASPDGRVVGGSVAGLLVAASPVQVVVGSFLAGNHQDQKPKKPKIDSIPATFAPAPVIPVSIAEREESVGTPHGQQQNSSSFQRENWATMHSMQDVRNSVTDINISLPEG; encoded by the exons ATGGAAGGAAGAGAAGGATTAAGTGCAGGGGTAACAGTGATAGGAGCAGAAGCTCCATCAAACTATCACGTGGCTCCTAGGACTGAAAATCCTGGCCAGTTTGTAGTGTCACCACCAGCCGTAGAGGTGCCACCAGTTGGTGCTGGATTGACTGGAGGAactacagaaaagaaaaaaagagggaggCCAAGGAAATATGGACCGGATGGGGCGGTCGCTAGGGCATTATCACCGATGCCTATCTCTGCTTCGGCCCCCTCACCTGGTGGAGACTACTCTGCTGGAAAGCCGGGAAAAGTGTGGCCTGGTAGTTATGAGAAAAAGAAGTACAAAAAATTGGGAATGGAGAATTTAG GTGAATGGGCTGCTAATTCTGTTGGCACAAATTTTACGCCCCATGTCATCACTGTTAATGCTGGCGAG GATGTTACCATGAAGGTGATATCATTTTCACAACAAGGGCCTCGTGCTATTTGCATCCTATCTGCTAATGGAGTAATTTCAAATGTCACTCTTCGTCAACCCGATTCTTCTGGGGGTACTTTGACATATGAG GGTCGCTTTGAAATACTTTCCTTGTCTGGATCATTTATGCCTACTGAGAGTCAAGGAACAAGGAGCAGATCGGGTGGGATGAGTGTCTCTTTGGCAAGCCCTGATGGTCGTGTTGTAGGGGGCAGTGTTGCTGGACTTCTAGTGGCTGCTAGTCCTGTGCAG GTCGTGGTAGGCAGTTTCCTGGCAGGAAATCATCAAGACCAGAAACCAAAGAAACCGAAGATTGACTCAATACCAGCAACTTTTGCACCAGCACCAGTCATACCTGTGTCTATTGCGGAGCGAGAGGAAAGTGTGGGTACTCCACATGGGCAGCAGCAAAATTCCTCATCCTTCCAAAGAGAAAACTGGGCCACCATGCACTCCATGCAGGATGTGAGAAACTCAGTAactgatatcaacatatcattGCCAGAAGGTTAA
- the LOC133692685 gene encoding uncharacterized protein LOC133692685, which translates to MASVAPPKAYPGCLCKARSIEHHNGFTRPRILFCQQQDNDNKPQHQIARREIVLRSSELAVAGAILNLGGKKPDYLGVQKNQPSLSLCPATKNCISTSENITDLTHYAPPWNYNGGRKKPVSKEQAMEELLDVIRSTKPEKFTPKIVERDDDYVHVEYQSPILGLVDDVEFWFRPGNNTIVEYRSASRLGNFDFDYNRKRIKILRLELEKKGWASAESF; encoded by the exons ATGGCTTCAGTGGCGCCACCAAAAGCCTATCCTGGCTGTCTCTGCAAGGCTCGCAGCATCGAACACCACAATGGGTTCACTCGTCCTCGTATCCTCTTTTGTCAGCAGCAGGACAACGACAACAAACCCCAGCATCAAATTGCTCGAAG GGAAATAGTACTAAGGAGCAGTGAATTAGCAGTAGCTGGTGCCATTCTCAATCTCGG TGGGAAAAAGCCTGATTACCTGGGGGTGCAAAAGAACCAACCATCATTATCTCTGTGCCCAGCTACAAAGAATTGTATCTCAACATCGGAGAATATCACTGATCTTACCCACTATGCCCCTCCATG GAACTACAATGGTGGTAGAAAAAAGCCAGTCAGCAAGGAACAGGCAATGGAAGAGCTTCTTGACGTG ATAAGATCAACGAAACCGGAGAAATTTACACCAAAGATTGTAGAGAGGGATGATGATTACGTGCACGTGGAATACCAGAGTCCTATTTTAGGG CTAGTAGATGATGTTGAGTTTTGGTTCCGGCCAGGCAATAACACGATTGTGGAGTATCGGTCTGCATCACGCTTGGGaaactttgattttgattacAACAGAAAGAGAATCAAG ATATTGAGACTAGAGCTGGAGAAGAAAGGCTGGGCATCTGCAGAGAGTTTCTGA
- the LOC133692684 gene encoding proteasome subunit beta type-1, translating into MTKQQARFEPYDFNGGTCVAIAGADYCVVAADTRMSTGYNILTRDYSKIYKLADKCLMASSGFQADVRALQKVLGAKHLIYQHQHNKQMSCPAMARLLSNTLYYKRFFPYYTFNVLVGFDEEGKGCVYTYDAVGSYEKVGYSAQGSGAKLIMPVLDNQLKSPSPLLLPAQDAVTPLSEAEAIDVVKDVFASATERDIYTGDKLEIVILNADGMRREYAELRKD; encoded by the exons ATGACTAAACAACAAGCCAGATTTGAACCCTACGATTTTAATGGAGG gaCTTGCGTTGCGATTGCTGGAGCTGATTACTGTGTAGTCGCCGCTGATACTCGAATGTCTACCGGATACAATATTCTCACTCGCGATTACTCCAAAATCTATAAATT AGCGGACAAGTGTTTAATGGCCTCTTCTGGCTTTCAAGCTGATGTGAGAGCCCTACAAAAGGTTTTGGGGGCTAAGCACCTG ATCTATCAACATCAACATAACAAGCAGATGAGCTGCCCTGCCATGGCTCGACTTCTCTCCAACACTCTCTACTACAAACGTTTCTTCCCTTATTATACCTTCAACGTTTTGGTTGGCTTTGACGAGGAAG GAAAGGGCTGTGTTTACACTTACGATGCTGTCGGTTCCTATGAGAAGGTTGGGTATAGTGCCCAAGGTTCTGGTGCTAAACTCATCATGCCTGTGCTAGATAACCAGTTGAAGTCCCCCAGCCCTCTTTTATTACCTGCGCAG GACGCTGTAACTCCACTTTCTGAGGCAGAAGCAATTGATGTGGTCAAAGATGTTTTTGCATCTGCAACTGAGAGGGATATATACACT GGAGACAAGCTTGAAATTGTCATCTTAAATGCTGATGGTATGCGTCGTGAATATGCAGAGCTCAGAAAAGATTGA